TAAAACTGCATTAAATTTATTCGATCAATTCAATCCAGATTTAGTGATTTTGGATTGGAATTTGCCAGATACTACTGGCTATAACCTCTGCCAAGAAATGCAACGTCGCACTAATGTGTTAGTCATGATCCTGACTAGCCGAACTGAAGAAGCCGATAAAATCAAGATTATGTCCGCTGGTGCTGATGACTTTATCACCAAGCCCTTTAGCCTAGCAGAATTAGAACTGAGAATCCAAGCTCTGTTGCGGCGTATGCGGACGATTAACCCCTCAAAAACACAACGCCTCGTATTTCATCAGCTAGCAATTAACCCCGATGGGCGAGAGGTGACACTTAAAGATAAACCTCTATCATTAACTGCATTAGAATTTAATATTTTACATTTTTTAGCCACTCATCCGGGTCAAGCTTGGAGTCGTCCCCAGCTGATTCAAAAAATTTGGGGCTGTGAATATGTTGGCGATGGACGAGTAGTTGATGTCCATATTGGTCAGCTACGCAAAAAGATGGAAGTAGATCCGAATGTGCCGGAGTATATTAAAACTGTTCGCGGCTATGGTTACAAGTTTGAGCCACCAGAAAACGGCACAGCTTAAGTAGCTCAAGTAATATTAAATACTAGTAAGTATTGTTTCCTTCACAAAACGACATATTTAGGTAAAATTAGGTAAAGCAATTCTTGCACCTAATAACCCAAGGCATCAGCAAACCCATGCAGCTGAAATCCAGTGCATTTCGTCTACCCTTCGCTCCCTTACTCCTCATAGCCCCATTTTTCTTGTGGGGTACGGCAATGGTAGCAATGAAAGGAGTGATACCCCACACTACGCCACTATTTATGGCAGGTGTACGGTTGCTACCAGCTGGGGTGTTAATTCTCATCGCAGCGGGATTGATGGGTAGACCTCAACCCAAGGGATGGTTAGCATGGCTATGGATTGCCTTATTTGCCTTGGTTGATGGCACTCTTTTTCAAGGCTTTTTGGCAGAAGGCTTGGTGAGAACTAGCGCCGGGTTGGGGTCTGTGATGATTGACTCTCAACCCTTAGCTGTAGCTTTGTTGTCGTTGTGGCTCTTTCAGGAACGAATTGGTTTTTGGGGATGGCTGGGGCTAGGATTAGGCGTTTCTGGTATCAGTTTAATTGGCTTACCCGATGAGTGGATTTTTCAGGCTCTCGGTTCTGGTGTAGATATTAGCATCGGTAACTGGCAACAGTTATTTGCTAGTGGTGAGTGGTTAATGCTGTTAGCAGCGCTATCAATGGCGGTAGGAACAGTATTAATTCGGTTTGTTTGTCGATACGCCGATCCGGTA
The genomic region above belongs to Calothrix sp. NIES-2098 and contains:
- a CDS encoding two component transcriptional regulator, winged helix family protein; protein product: MVMVPATNPKILVVDDDYGVRNLIYRFLSRKYHIDSAADGKTALNLFDQFNPDLVILDWNLPDTTGYNLCQEMQRRTNVLVMILTSRTEEADKIKIMSAGADDFITKPFSLAELELRIQALLRRMRTINPSKTQRLVFHQLAINPDGREVTLKDKPLSLTALEFNILHFLATHPGQAWSRPQLIQKIWGCEYVGDGRVVDVHIGQLRKKMEVDPNVPEYIKTVRGYGYKFEPPENGTA